A part of Chitinimonas koreensis genomic DNA contains:
- a CDS encoding SPOR domain-containing protein, translating to MADAPISEELTALKKRARRRLVGAIALVLAALVVLWTVMDDKPPQSLVTQPVAIVSNTPALSGTVHPVPAVEAVPPAAPSSQPAPTLAPQVVPTKPTPVPTPLPTPTPRPELRPEPAKPAEKPSETRPTEPKRDPARILAGAEEPAHTAAKPTEKPVPQADDKPAGKFYLQIGAFADKSKADALIAKARGAGVGLQSETVRTDKGELTRLRAGPYASRELADKAHERLAGVGVTSSVIGK from the coding sequence ATGGCCGACGCCCCGATCAGCGAAGAACTCACTGCCCTCAAGAAACGTGCGCGCCGCCGCCTGGTCGGCGCCATCGCGCTGGTCCTCGCCGCCCTGGTCGTGCTGTGGACGGTGATGGACGACAAGCCGCCGCAGAGCCTGGTGACCCAGCCGGTCGCCATCGTCAGCAATACGCCGGCGCTGTCGGGGACGGTTCATCCGGTGCCCGCCGTCGAGGCCGTACCGCCGGCGGCACCCTCCAGCCAACCCGCGCCGACGCTCGCGCCGCAGGTCGTGCCGACGAAGCCGACGCCGGTTCCGACCCCGCTGCCGACGCCCACTCCCAGACCCGAGTTGCGGCCCGAACCGGCCAAGCCGGCCGAGAAGCCATCCGAAACCCGCCCGACCGAGCCCAAGCGCGATCCCGCCCGCATCCTGGCCGGCGCCGAAGAGCCCGCCCACACCGCCGCCAAGCCGACCGAGAAGCCTGTGCCGCAGGCGGACGACAAGCCGGCCGGCAAGTTCTATCTCCAGATCGGCGCCTTCGCCGACAAGAGCAAGGCCGACGCGCTGATCGCCAAGGCGCGCGGCGCCGGCGTCGGACTGCAGTCCGAGACGGTGCGGACCGACAAGGGCGAATTGACTCGTCTGCGCGCCGGCCCCTATGCCAGCCGCGAGCTGGCGGACAAGGCGCACGAGCGATTGGCCGGCGTCGGCGTGACCAGCAGCGTCATCGGTAAATGA
- the folC gene encoding bifunctional tetrahydrofolate synthase/dihydrofolate synthase: protein MSFDADSLAAWLAHLEQLHPSAIDMGLERVARVRDAMGLAPDFPVVVVGGTNGKGSTCAMLSAAYRAAGFKVGTYTSPHILHYNERVAIDLLPADDAAIVAGFRAVEAARGDTSLTYFEFGTLAAMHQFIAAGVEVAVLEVGLGGRLDAVNVFEPDVAAVVSVDIDHQAFLGDDRESIGFEKAGIFRPGKPAFCADPNPPRALVEQAERIGAELQLIGRDFGYVNETTQWRWRGRNGQKPGLPFPALRGAYQLGNASLVIAILDALYARLPVGIGDLKRGLLEVELPGRYQVLPGRPSIVLDVAHNPHAAAALAQNLLNQGFFQATHAVFGMMADKDIAGVVACLKDRIEVWHVATLDTPRAATAEALARAIVAAGAQGRVQIHGSIAEAFAAARSAAGENDRIAAFGSFYTVAGVLALGPR from the coding sequence ATGTCTTTCGACGCCGACAGCCTGGCCGCCTGGCTGGCCCACCTCGAGCAACTGCATCCCAGCGCCATCGACATGGGCCTCGAGCGTGTCGCGCGCGTGCGCGACGCGATGGGCCTGGCGCCCGATTTCCCGGTGGTGGTCGTTGGCGGCACCAACGGCAAGGGTTCGACCTGCGCCATGCTGTCCGCCGCGTACCGCGCGGCCGGCTTCAAGGTGGGCACTTATACCAGTCCGCACATCCTGCATTACAACGAGCGCGTCGCGATCGACCTGCTGCCGGCGGACGACGCGGCCATCGTGGCGGGTTTCCGCGCCGTCGAGGCGGCCCGCGGCGACACTTCGCTGACCTATTTCGAATTCGGCACGCTGGCCGCGATGCACCAGTTCATCGCGGCCGGCGTCGAGGTAGCGGTGCTCGAGGTCGGCCTCGGCGGCCGGCTCGACGCGGTCAATGTGTTCGAGCCCGACGTCGCCGCGGTGGTCAGCGTCGATATCGACCACCAGGCCTTTCTCGGCGACGACCGCGAGAGCATCGGCTTCGAGAAGGCCGGCATATTCCGGCCGGGCAAGCCGGCCTTCTGCGCCGATCCGAATCCGCCGCGCGCGCTGGTCGAGCAGGCCGAGCGGATCGGTGCCGAGCTGCAGCTGATCGGCCGCGATTTCGGCTATGTCAACGAGACCACCCAGTGGCGCTGGCGCGGCCGCAACGGTCAGAAGCCCGGCCTGCCGTTCCCGGCGCTGCGCGGCGCCTACCAGCTCGGCAACGCCAGCCTGGTGATCGCGATCCTCGATGCGCTGTACGCGCGCCTGCCGGTCGGCATCGGCGACCTCAAGCGCGGCCTGCTCGAGGTCGAACTGCCGGGGCGCTACCAGGTCCTGCCGGGCCGGCCGTCGATCGTGCTCGACGTGGCCCACAATCCGCACGCGGCGGCGGCGCTGGCGCAGAACCTGCTCAACCAAGGCTTCTTCCAGGCCACCCATGCGGTGTTCGGCATGATGGCCGACAAGGACATCGCCGGCGTGGTGGCCTGCCTGAAGGACCGCATCGAGGTCTGGCACGTGGCGACCCTCGATACGCCGCGCGCGGCCACGGCCGAGGCGCTGGCGCGGGCGATCGTAGCGGCCGGCGCGCAGGGCAGGGTGCAGATCCACGGCTCGATCGCCGAGGCCTTCGCCGCCGCGCGGTCGGCGGCCGGCGAAAATGATAGAATCGCGGCCTTTGGATCGTTCTATACCGTGGCCGGCGTCCTCGCGCTCGGACCACGCTGA
- the trpA gene encoding tryptophan synthase subunit alpha, with translation MSRIQNTFARLNEHQRQALIPFITAGDPHPAATVGLMHALVAGGADIVELGVPFSDPMADGPVIQKASERALAHGTSLADVLDMVREFRRRDAETPVVLMGYANPVESMGYEAFAARAREAGVDGVLTVDLPPEEAGGLAETLKCHGLDPIFLLAPTTPSWRVAEVAKHASGYVYYVSLKGVTGAATLDLASVAAKLGELRGALSLPIGVGFGIRDAASAQAVARVADSVIIGSRLVQEIEEHGADAAPRLTAFLREMRTAMDAARQ, from the coding sequence ATGTCCCGAATCCAGAACACTTTCGCGCGTCTGAACGAACATCAACGGCAGGCGCTGATCCCCTTCATCACTGCCGGCGATCCGCACCCGGCGGCGACCGTCGGCCTGATGCACGCCCTGGTCGCCGGCGGCGCCGACATCGTCGAGCTCGGCGTACCGTTCTCCGACCCGATGGCCGACGGCCCGGTGATCCAGAAGGCGTCCGAACGCGCGCTCGCGCACGGCACCAGCCTGGCCGACGTGCTCGACATGGTGCGCGAATTCCGCCGCCGCGATGCCGAGACGCCGGTGGTGCTGATGGGCTACGCCAACCCGGTCGAATCGATGGGCTACGAGGCGTTCGCAGCGCGCGCGCGCGAGGCTGGCGTGGATGGCGTGCTGACGGTCGACCTGCCGCCCGAAGAGGCCGGCGGCCTGGCCGAGACGCTCAAGTGCCACGGGCTCGATCCGATCTTCCTGCTGGCCCCGACCACCCCGTCGTGGCGCGTGGCCGAGGTGGCCAAGCATGCCAGCGGCTATGTTTACTATGTGTCGCTCAAGGGCGTCACCGGTGCGGCGACGCTCGATCTCGCCAGCGTGGCGGCCAAGCTGGGCGAACTGCGCGGCGCGCTGAGCCTGCCGATCGGCGTCGGCTTCGGCATCCGCGACGCGGCGTCGGCCCAGGCCGTGGCGCGCGTGGCCGATTCGGTCATCATCGGCAGCCGGCTGGTGCAGGAGATCGAGGAGCACGGCGCCGACGCCGCGCCGAGGCTGACGGCTTTCCTGCGCGAGATGCGTACCGCGATGGATGCTGCAAGGCAGTAA
- the trpB gene encoding tryptophan synthase subunit beta, translating to MHISDLPIPASYDLPDGRGRFGDYGGIYVAETLMAALDELRTEYEKARVDPDFMAEYRYELKHYVGRPSPIYHAKRWSEQLGGAQIYLKREDLNHTGAHKINNTIGQALLARRMGKKRVIAETGAGQHGVASATVAARYGMECVVYMGSEDVKRQAANVYRMKLLGATVVPVESGSKTLKDALNEAMRDWVTNVDHTFYILGTAAGPHPYPMLVRDFQAVIGEESKVQMLDLAGRQPDMVVACVGGGSNAIGMFYPYIQVPGVRMVGVEAGGDGVATGRHAAPLSAGRPGVLHGNRTYLMQDEHGQIIETHSISAGLDYPGVGPEHSYLKDIGRVEYTAADDDESLAAFHELCRTEGIIPALESSHALAYARRVAPTMARDQIILVNLSGRGDKDIPTVAKLSGIEL from the coding sequence ATGCATATCAGTGATCTGCCCATTCCCGCCAGCTACGACCTGCCCGACGGCCGCGGCCGCTTCGGCGACTACGGTGGCATCTACGTCGCCGAAACCCTAATGGCGGCGCTGGACGAGCTGCGTACCGAATACGAGAAGGCCCGCGTCGATCCGGACTTCATGGCCGAATACCGCTACGAGCTCAAGCACTACGTCGGCCGGCCGAGCCCGATCTACCACGCCAAGCGCTGGTCCGAGCAGCTCGGCGGCGCGCAGATCTATCTCAAGCGCGAAGACCTCAACCATACCGGCGCGCACAAGATCAACAACACCATCGGCCAGGCGCTCTTGGCGCGGCGGATGGGCAAGAAGCGCGTGATCGCCGAGACCGGCGCCGGCCAGCACGGCGTGGCCTCGGCCACCGTGGCGGCCCGCTACGGCATGGAGTGCGTGGTCTATATGGGCTCCGAGGACGTCAAGCGCCAGGCCGCCAACGTCTACCGCATGAAGCTGCTCGGCGCCACCGTGGTGCCGGTCGAGAGCGGCTCCAAGACGCTCAAGGACGCGCTCAACGAAGCGATGCGCGACTGGGTCACCAACGTCGACCACACTTTCTACATCCTCGGTACCGCGGCCGGGCCGCATCCCTACCCGATGCTGGTGCGCGACTTCCAGGCCGTGATCGGCGAGGAGTCGAAGGTCCAGATGCTGGACCTGGCCGGCCGCCAGCCCGATATGGTGGTGGCCTGCGTCGGCGGCGGCTCCAATGCGATCGGCATGTTCTATCCCTATATCCAGGTGCCCGGCGTGCGCATGGTCGGCGTCGAAGCCGGCGGCGACGGCGTCGCGACCGGCCGCCATGCCGCGCCGCTGAGCGCCGGCCGGCCCGGCGTGCTGCACGGCAACCGTACCTACCTGATGCAGGACGAACACGGCCAGATCATCGAGACGCATTCGATCTCGGCCGGCCTCGACTACCCGGGCGTCGGCCCCGAGCACAGCTATCTCAAGGACATCGGCCGGGTCGAATACACCGCGGCCGACGACGACGAGTCGCTGGCGGCCTTCCACGAGCTGTGCCGTACCGAGGGCATCATCCCCGCGCTCGAGTCGAGCCATGCGCTGGCCTATGCCCGCCGCGTCGCGCCGACGATGGCGCGCGACCAGATCATCCTGGTCAACCTGTCCGGCCGTGGCGACAAGGACATCCCGACGGTCGCCAAGCTGTCCGGCATCGAGCTGTAG
- a CDS encoding phosphoribosylanthranilate isomerase: MHPRVKICGLRDVAMANKAAALGADAIGLVFYEPSPRHVSINMAHEIVASLPPFVTSVGLFVDAEHSLVDGVLRTLPLDLLQFHGDEPPEYCRSFGLPYIKAVRVKPGVDLLEFADRYADARGLLCDAWSPAAPGGTGERFDWGLLAKDLSLPIVLSGGLSPDNVGEAIRSVQPWAVDVSSGVEAERGVKDPARIAAFIDAVHATR, translated from the coding sequence ATGCACCCACGAGTCAAAATCTGCGGCCTGCGTGACGTCGCCATGGCCAACAAGGCGGCTGCGCTCGGCGCCGACGCCATCGGCCTGGTGTTCTACGAGCCGAGCCCGCGCCATGTCTCGATCAATATGGCGCACGAGATCGTCGCCTCGCTGCCGCCCTTCGTCACCAGCGTCGGCCTGTTCGTCGATGCCGAGCACTCGCTGGTCGATGGCGTGCTGCGCACCCTGCCGCTTGACCTGCTGCAATTCCACGGCGACGAGCCGCCCGAATACTGCCGCTCTTTCGGCCTGCCCTACATCAAGGCGGTACGGGTGAAACCCGGTGTCGATTTGCTAGAATTCGCCGACCGCTACGCCGACGCGCGCGGCCTCCTGTGTGATGCCTGGTCGCCGGCCGCGCCCGGCGGCACCGGCGAGCGCTTCGACTGGGGCCTGCTGGCCAAGGACTTGTCGCTGCCGATCGTGCTGTCCGGCGGGCTGTCGCCCGATAACGTCGGCGAGGCGATCCGTTCGGTCCAGCCCTGGGCGGTCGACGTCTCCAGCGGCGTCGAGGCCGAGCGCGGCGTCAAGGACCCGGCCCGCATCGCAGCCTTCATCGACGCCGTCCACGCGACCCGCTGA